In Juglans regia cultivar Chandler chromosome 5, Walnut 2.0, whole genome shotgun sequence, the following are encoded in one genomic region:
- the LOC109004130 gene encoding BAHD acyltransferase At5g47980-like, with amino-acid sequence MEIKVEMINREVIKPSCPTPHHLRCFDLSLLDQLLHENYISVVIFYSNNPCDLPHFKAVDISHRLKTSLSETLRRFYPLAGRVKNNVSIECNDAGVDYLEARVNCHLSDILEQRPEQKMLYHFLPKVTEPMDQPSLEPLVLVQASFFECGGLAIGVCVSHKVADAATTSMFTNSWASAALAASGEAVLPPEFSAASRIPPRHTLPSLAMSLANDTTVSRRYVFDAPKIDALKTKAASANVLQPTRVEAISSLIWKCAITVSRSKRKFLLPSRLTQAVNIRERLTPPFPKTAFGNLVWFSRRETTDNEIQLHRYPLYEADFGLGKPTWVTMGNNLMFKNSVFLMDTRDGSGIEAWITLSEEGMALFEQDKDLLGFASSNPTVQD; translated from the exons ATGGAGATCAAAGTTGAGATGATCAATAGAGAGGTAATAAAACCTTCCTGTCCAACTCCCCATCATCTTAGATGCTTCGACCTCTCCCTTTTAGATCAGCTACTACACGAAAATTATATATCAGTGGTGATATTCTACTCAAACAACCCTTGTGATCTTCCCCATTTCAAGGCCGTTGATATATCCCATAGGCTAAAGACATCATTGTCTGAAACCCTGCGTCGTTTCTATCCACTTGCTGGGAGAGTAAAAAATAATGTCTCAATTGAGTGCAACGATGCTGGCGTTGATTATTTGGAAGCACGAGTCAATTGCCATCTCTCAGACATTCTTGAACAACGTCCCGAACAGAAAATGTTGTACCACTTTCTTCCGAAAGTGACTGAACCTATGGATCAACCAAGCTTGGAACCTTTGGTTCTAGTTCAAGCTAGCTTCTTTGAATGTGGTGGATTGGCCATTGGTGTGTGTGTTTCCCACAAGGTAGCCGATGCAGCCACGACTAGCATGTTCACTAATAGTTGGGCTAGCGCGGCTCTTGCCGCGTCTGGTGAAGCAGTGCTGCCTCCGGAATTCAGTGCCGCATCTCGCATACCTCCGAGACATACATTGCCGTCACTAGCCATGAGCTTGGCGAACGATACGACTGTTTCAAGGAGGTACGTGTTTGATGCACCAAAGATTGATGCTCTCAAGACAAAAGCCGCCAGTGCCAACGTTCTACAGCCCACTCGCGTTGAAGCAATCTCATCTCTTATTTGGAAATGTGCAATAACTGTCTCAAGATCAAAACGCAAGTTTCTATTGCCATCTAGACTGACCCAAGCGGTGAACATCCGCGAAAGGCTTACTCCGCCCTTTCCTAAAACTGCTTTTGGAAATCTCGTGTGGTTTTCTCGGCGAGAGACAACAGACAATGAGATACAGTTGCACCG ATATCCACTATATGAGGCTGACTTTGGTTTGGGGAAGCCAACATGGGTGACTATGGGTAATAATCTGATGTTCAAGAATTCCGTATTTCTGATGGATACGAGAGATGGCAGCGGAATAGAAGCTTGGATTACTCTTAGTGAAGAAGGCATGGCATTATTTGAACAAGATAAAGATCTGCTTGGATTTGCATCTTCCAACCCAACTGTCCAGGATTAA